ATTCTGCAAAAATAACAGTTCCGTCTGCTGTTGCCTTTACAGGCGCATCTTTTGCCGTGACTATATCGACTGCAAAATGCTTTTCCTTGGGGTTATATCCATCTGAAATTGTTCCTTTTACAGGCGCAAATAGTACAAAACTCACTTCGGAAGCTCCTTTTAACGGGTTGTATTTATCTTCCTGAAAGACTTTTTCTCGAAGCAGAGAATCTTGCCTGGAGGCATTCAGGTTAATTTGAGACATGTCTATTTTGGCTGCTTCAATAATAGAATCCTTATTAAAATTAACCGTTTTAACGTCTCCTGTGAGCACTTTTCGTATTGAAGCAAGGTATTGCTCATTTACATTAATAACCTGCTGTAGTGAGTCTGTTTTGAAGGTGAGGTCGGTGGCTTTTTGTTTTAAAGAGGCTGATGAATATCCGGGGATGTATTCCCGAAGGGGTGTAAAAGCAATAATGACGGTAGTAATGGTAACTAAAAACATCGCAAAAACCATACTGAAAACAAACACGTTAAGCCTATTCAGCTTAAATGAAAACCGCTCTTCAAAGGTGTCTTCGTTCAGTACGACCAAACGATATTTGTGCAATAACTTCTTTCTTATCTTTCGGGATCGTTTCTCTTTTTCTGCCATTGCGAATACTTAGTGGTACAAATATAAAATAAACTCAACCGGTTACACGCTAAAGTTAATTGGAAAACGTTCTATCTAAGTATTTCTTGTTACCTTTGTTTGATAAATTATTGAAAAATGAATGCATTACTTATACCCCTAGCTATTGGTCCTTGGCAAATTGCATTAATCGTAGTGATTGTTTTATTGTTATTTGGAGGAAGAAAAATTCCGGAATTAATGCGAGGTTTAGGCTCCGGTATTAAAGAATTTAAGGATGCTTCGAAAGAAGATCCGAACGATAAAAAAATTGACGAAAAGAAATAATTAGTTCTTTTCAATGTACATAAAAAAGCCTGCTGCGAAACTCGTAACAGGCTTTTTATATAGATAGCTAGGATATCAGTCTATTTTGGCCGATTTCAAGATTGCTTCCAGTTCAAATTGTAAGTCCCGCTTCGCTACCGAAGGGGCATAGGTGAAGCCCTCTAAAATTATATACCTGTTGTTAGCCTCGTCCTTCACCGCATAGTTTAAAAAGGGTCCGGCCATATATTTATCTTTTACTTCCCAAGTTCCCTTGGTTTCATAGGCAAATTTCCCGTCTATCTCACTAGAAAACAAATACGGTGCATAGGCTTCCTCTGTAATAAACTCCCCTTCGTCCTCAACGGGCATATAACCCGCACCAATAGAGTCCCGTATTTTAATAATGTCTCCCACAATAGCCGAATCTTTTCCAATCATGCTCATGGGGACTTCATAAATGATGATATTAGTGCTGCCGGATTTTAAATCCTTTCGCAGCCAGTAAAAGTTTTCGGTAGCCAGTGATATTCTATAGGCCGAAGGAACATTTAAAGTTACCCCCAAACGTTCTTTCAAAGAGTCTAATTCTTTTAGTGAAATTTTTATTCGCCTTTGCTTTTCAATAATTTCCGATGCCTTAAATGCCTCTAAAATTTTCTGATGATTTTCAGATATCAATTCGACCAGGCGAGCTTCAGAAGGCGCCGATACAAAAACACCTGTTTGAGGTTTAGCATAAGGATCTTCATCGATAACAAATCCTTCCTTTTCAGCTATAGTTACATGTAAAAAAAGGCGATATTTTCTTGCAAAGCCCGTATAGGTAGAGGGCGGCATCTGATTGATAGAATAAAGCGGCTCTTCCTGTGGAAGTCCGTCGGCCGGAGCGGCTAAGTATTCCCGGATAGTTTCTCCAACAGCTCCATTCCATATGTCATTGTCAATAATTACCTGAAGTGCGTTTATATTTCCATTGGATGTTGGCAAATACGACCTGTCCTTTTTACCCGATTCTGAACAAGAAGTAAACAAAATAAAGGTGAGAAGGACTAGAGAAATTGATTTCATGAAAATGGAATTTATTGGGAACTATCCTTTCGAAATCTTAAGCTTCATTCCCGGTTTTAAATTGGTACCACTAATATCGTTCCATTTTTTTATATTCTGAACGGTAACGCCTGGAAATTTCTGAGAAATACTCCACAGAGAGTCTCCGTTTTT
This genomic stretch from Ulvibacter sp. MAR_2010_11 harbors:
- a CDS encoding M23 family metallopeptidase, giving the protein MAEKEKRSRKIRKKLLHKYRLVVLNEDTFEERFSFKLNRLNVFVFSMVFAMFLVTITTVIIAFTPLREYIPGYSSASLKQKATDLTFKTDSLQQVINVNEQYLASIRKVLTGDVKTVNFNKDSIIEAAKIDMSQINLNASRQDSLLREKVFQEDKYNPLKGASEVSFVLFAPVKGTISDGYNPKEKHFAVDIVTAKDAPVKATADGTVIFAEWTADTGYVIIIEHANNLLSAYKHNASLNKVQGEFVKAGEVIAISGNTGDLSTGPHLHFELWSDGYPINPTNFIKFD
- a CDS encoding twin-arginine translocase TatA/TatE family subunit gives rise to the protein MNALLIPLAIGPWQIALIVVIVLLLFGGRKIPELMRGLGSGIKEFKDASKEDPNDKKIDEKK
- a CDS encoding DUF4837 family protein, with the translated sequence MKSISLVLLTFILFTSCSESGKKDRSYLPTSNGNINALQVIIDNDIWNGAVGETIREYLAAPADGLPQEEPLYSINQMPPSTYTGFARKYRLFLHVTIAEKEGFVIDEDPYAKPQTGVFVSAPSEARLVELISENHQKILEAFKASEIIEKQRRIKISLKELDSLKERLGVTLNVPSAYRISLATENFYWLRKDLKSGSTNIIIYEVPMSMIGKDSAIVGDIIKIRDSIGAGYMPVEDEGEFITEEAYAPYLFSSEIDGKFAYETKGTWEVKDKYMAGPFLNYAVKDEANNRYIILEGFTYAPSVAKRDLQFELEAILKSAKID